The following are from one region of the Ruficoccus sp. ZRK36 genome:
- the rplD gene encoding 50S ribosomal protein L4: MKFKVYSADASSTSEKDFDNFPAFEGNKGLQALKDVIVAYQANNRQGNAKAKTRAETNRTGKKVYRQKGTGNARHGDRGAPIYVGGGIAHGPKVRDWSKHINKRVKTLAFQRALFNKASEEGIDLIEKFEVEQPKTKLFNALLGKIQPTGKVLIVDREFNDNAALAARNIDRVYIVDADSINAWDLMRFDKIVASEEGFNRILERANQR; this comes from the coding sequence ATGAAATTTAAGGTATATTCCGCAGATGCTTCCTCCACCTCGGAGAAAGACTTCGACAATTTCCCGGCCTTCGAAGGCAACAAGGGACTCCAGGCGCTCAAAGACGTGATCGTGGCCTATCAGGCCAACAACCGTCAGGGTAATGCCAAGGCCAAGACCCGCGCCGAGACCAACCGCACCGGTAAGAAGGTCTACCGCCAGAAGGGCACCGGTAATGCCCGTCACGGTGACCGCGGCGCTCCGATCTACGTCGGTGGTGGTATCGCCCACGGCCCGAAGGTCCGCGACTGGTCCAAGCACATCAACAAGCGTGTCAAGACCCTCGCCTTCCAGCGCGCCCTGTTTAACAAGGCCAGCGAAGAAGGTATCGACCTGATCGAGAAGTTCGAAGTCGAGCAGCCGAAGACCAAGCTCTTCAACGCACTGCTCGGTAAGATCCAGCCGACCGGCAAGGTGCTCATCGTTGACCGCGAGTTCAACGACAATGCCGCCCTGGCCGCCCGCAACATCGACCGCGTCTACATCGTCGACGCCGACTCGATCAACGCCTGGGACCTGATGCGCTTCGACAAGATCGTCGCCAGCGAAGAAGGTTTCAACCGCATCCTCGAACGCGCCAACCAACGCTAA
- the rpsS gene encoding 30S ribosomal protein S19 produces MARSIKKGFFVDPKLMEKVEKAQAEGARKPLQTWSRRSTITPDFVGLNINVHNGKGFIPVHVTENMVGHKLGEFAPTRTFKGHQPHTKK; encoded by the coding sequence ATGGCACGTTCAATCAAGAAAGGCTTTTTCGTCGATCCGAAGCTGATGGAGAAAGTGGAGAAGGCCCAGGCAGAAGGCGCACGCAAGCCCCTGCAGACCTGGTCCCGCCGCTCGACCATCACCCCGGACTTTGTCGGCCTCAACATCAACGTTCACAATGGCAAGGGCTTCATTCCCGTGCACGTGACCGAAAACATGGTGGGCCACAAGCTCGGCGAATTCGCCCCCACCCGTACCTTCAAGGGCCACCAGCCCCACACCAAGAAGTAG
- the fusA gene encoding elongation factor G, giving the protein MPATADLSPVNSPNRKYPLEYTRNIGIAAHIDAGKTTVTERVLYYSGVVHKIGEVHEGTAVTDWMEQERERGITITSAAISCQWSTKFGPYEGIEHRINIIDTPGHVDFTAEVERSLRVLDGAVGVFCAVAGVQPQSETVWRQMEKYHVPRLAFINKMDRTGADFYAAVDSIKEKLGGNAHPIYLPIGAEANLKGLVDLVAMRAAIYDESDPSGVAFEWADIPEDMKEKSEQYREQLIEGLADFDDDLAERYLEGEELTADEIRRAIRKATLSLKFLGVIPGSAFKNKGVQMMMDAVVDYLPCPLDLPPMKAYDDDEKEIDILPDDNNGKVAGLAFKLWSDPYVGKLVFFRMYSGTLNKGTALYNPRTRKTERVSRLMVLKADAREDIDTAYSGDICALIGVKDVATGDTLCDKDLDVQLEPPSFPEPVISMSVEPNSKADQEKLSIGLQRLKEEDPTFNVFTDEETGQTIIAGMGELHLDIIRDRLFREFKVEANAGKPQIAYRESINAPADGEGKFVRQSGGRGQYGHAVIKMEPNEKGKGVEVINEIVGGSIPKEYIKPLTDGIIEASSNGTIAGYPVIDWKVRIVDGSFHEVDSSEMAFKMAGIFAFKDAMPKASPQLLEPIMSVEVTTPEEYQGDIVGDLNRRRGQIQTMEAGRGGVAIIKANVPLETMFGYATDVRSLSKGRANYAMTPSHFDQVPASVLNSIVEASPHKNKGARS; this is encoded by the coding sequence ATGCCTGCGACCGCAGACCTTTCACCCGTCAATTCGCCCAACCGCAAGTACCCGTTGGAGTACACCCGCAATATCGGTATTGCGGCGCACATTGACGCGGGCAAAACCACCGTTACCGAGCGCGTCCTCTATTATAGTGGCGTTGTTCACAAGATCGGCGAAGTTCACGAGGGCACTGCTGTGACCGACTGGATGGAGCAGGAGCGCGAGCGCGGCATCACGATTACCTCGGCTGCTATTTCCTGCCAGTGGTCGACCAAGTTTGGTCCCTACGAAGGCATTGAGCACCGCATCAACATCATCGACACCCCCGGACACGTGGACTTCACCGCTGAGGTGGAGCGTTCCCTGCGTGTGCTCGACGGCGCCGTCGGTGTGTTCTGCGCAGTTGCCGGTGTCCAGCCCCAGTCCGAAACGGTCTGGCGCCAGATGGAAAAGTACCACGTCCCCCGCCTGGCCTTCATCAACAAGATGGACCGCACCGGGGCTGACTTCTACGCAGCCGTTGACAGCATCAAGGAAAAGCTCGGTGGCAATGCCCACCCGATTTACCTCCCGATCGGTGCTGAAGCCAACCTGAAGGGTCTTGTTGACCTCGTGGCCATGCGCGCTGCCATCTACGACGAATCCGATCCCTCCGGTGTTGCCTTCGAATGGGCCGACATCCCCGAGGACATGAAGGAGAAGTCCGAGCAGTACCGCGAGCAGCTGATCGAAGGCCTCGCTGACTTTGACGACGATCTGGCCGAGCGTTACCTCGAAGGTGAAGAACTTACCGCTGACGAAATCCGCCGCGCCATCCGTAAGGCTACTCTGTCCTTGAAGTTCCTGGGTGTTATCCCCGGTTCCGCTTTCAAGAACAAGGGTGTTCAGATGATGATGGACGCCGTTGTCGACTACCTGCCGTGCCCGCTGGACCTTCCCCCGATGAAGGCCTACGACGACGACGAAAAGGAAATCGACATCCTTCCCGACGACAACAACGGCAAGGTGGCCGGTCTGGCCTTCAAGCTGTGGAGCGACCCTTATGTCGGTAAGCTCGTCTTCTTCCGCATGTACTCCGGCACCCTGAACAAGGGCACCGCTCTGTACAACCCGCGTACCCGTAAGACTGAGCGCGTCAGCCGCCTGATGGTTCTGAAGGCCGACGCCCGCGAAGACATCGATACGGCATACTCCGGTGACATTTGCGCCCTGATCGGCGTTAAGGATGTCGCTACCGGTGACACACTTTGCGACAAGGACCTCGACGTTCAGCTCGAGCCGCCGTCCTTCCCCGAGCCCGTTATCAGCATGTCCGTCGAGCCGAACTCCAAGGCCGACCAGGAAAAGCTGTCCATCGGCCTGCAGCGCCTGAAGGAAGAAGACCCGACCTTCAACGTCTTCACCGACGAAGAAACCGGCCAGACGATCATTGCCGGTATGGGCGAGCTGCACCTCGACATTATCCGCGACCGTCTCTTCCGTGAGTTCAAGGTCGAAGCTAACGCCGGTAAGCCGCAGATCGCCTACCGCGAAAGCATCAACGCCCCCGCCGATGGTGAGGGTAAGTTCGTCCGCCAGTCTGGTGGCCGCGGCCAGTACGGTCACGCCGTCATCAAGATGGAGCCCAACGAAAAGGGCAAGGGCGTCGAAGTCATCAACGAAATCGTTGGTGGTTCTATCCCGAAGGAATACATCAAGCCGCTCACCGACGGTATCATCGAGGCCTCCTCCAACGGTACGATCGCCGGCTACCCGGTTATCGACTGGAAGGTCCGCATCGTTGATGGCTCCTTCCACGAAGTCGACTCCTCGGAAATGGCCTTTAAGATGGCCGGTATTTTCGCTTTCAAGGACGCCATGCCCAAGGCCTCCCCGCAGTTGCTCGAGCCGATTATGTCGGTCGAAGTCACGACTCCGGAAGAGTACCAGGGTGATATCGTTGGCGACCTGAACCGTCGTCGCGGACAGATCCAGACCATGGAAGCCGGGCGTGGTGGTGTTGCCATCATCAAGGCTAACGTCCCGCTCGAAACCATGTTTGGGTATGCCACCGACGTGCGCTCCCTCTCCAAGGGCCGCGCCAACTATGCCATGACGCCTTCGCACTTCGACCAGGTGCCCGCCAGCGTTCTGAACAGCATCGTTGAGGCCTCCCCGCACAAGAACAAGGGTGCACGCAGCTAG
- the rpsC gene encoding 30S ribosomal protein S3, whose product MGQKVNPIGFRLNVRRNWDSRWYADKKSFPAYVAEDDKIRKFLKKKMKYAAVPRVFIERAGPKVRIKLFTARPGIVIGRKGSELEKLKDELQKITGREIMLDIQEIKKPDVVAQLVAENICLQLERRISFRRAMKKAIQTTMSMGAEGIRLQCSGRLMGAEIARTEQQRMGRVPLHTLRENIDYGFAEADTVYGKIGVKCWICNPSDVDTL is encoded by the coding sequence ATGGGACAAAAAGTCAATCCGATCGGTTTTCGCCTCAATGTCCGCCGTAACTGGGATTCCCGGTGGTACGCGGATAAGAAGAGCTTCCCGGCCTATGTCGCCGAGGACGACAAGATCCGCAAGTTCCTGAAGAAGAAGATGAAGTACGCAGCGGTACCGCGCGTCTTCATCGAGCGTGCCGGCCCGAAGGTCCGCATCAAGCTCTTCACGGCCCGCCCCGGTATCGTTATTGGCCGTAAGGGTAGCGAACTTGAAAAGCTCAAGGACGAGCTCCAGAAGATCACTGGCCGCGAGATCATGCTGGACATCCAGGAGATCAAGAAGCCGGACGTCGTCGCCCAGCTCGTCGCCGAAAACATTTGCCTCCAGCTTGAGCGCCGCATTTCTTTCCGCCGCGCCATGAAAAAGGCTATCCAGACCACCATGAGCATGGGTGCCGAAGGCATTCGTCTGCAGTGCTCCGGTCGCCTGATGGGCGCGGAAATCGCCCGCACCGAACAGCAGCGCATGGGTCGTGTGCCTTTGCACACCCTGCGTGAAAACATCGACTACGGCTTCGCTGAAGCCGACACCGTTTATGGGAAGATCGGCGTCAAGTGCTGGATCTGTAACCCCAGCGACGTGGACACCCTCTAA
- the rplW gene encoding 50S ribosomal protein L23 produces the protein MISPDKIIKEKRVTEKSAQLEANMNQHVFEVYPQSTRTEVAEAVEKLYGVKVARVNIFTVKGKNKRSRTVRGQYGKTPDMKKAVVTLQQGESIDTV, from the coding sequence ATGATTTCACCCGATAAGATCATTAAGGAGAAGCGTGTGACCGAGAAGTCGGCCCAGCTGGAAGCTAACATGAACCAGCACGTCTTCGAAGTTTACCCGCAGTCCACCCGCACGGAAGTGGCCGAAGCCGTTGAGAAGCTCTACGGTGTCAAGGTCGCCCGCGTTAACATCTTCACGGTCAAGGGCAAGAACAAGCGCAGCCGCACCGTTCGCGGCCAGTACGGGAAGACCCCCGACATGAAGAAAGCCGTCGTCACCCTGCAGCAGGGTGAATCCATCGACACCGTCTAA
- the rpsL gene encoding 30S ribosomal protein S12, whose translation MPTINQLVRNPRVLQKSKSKSPALVGNPFRRGVCVQVMTRTPKKPNSAIRKVAKVRLTSGYEVIAYIPDEGHNLQEHSVVLVRGGRVKDLPGVRYHIVRGTLDTQGVEKRRRSRSKYGVKRPKDKK comes from the coding sequence ATGCCAACGATCAACCAACTCGTCCGGAATCCCCGGGTGCTGCAGAAGTCCAAGTCGAAGTCACCGGCTCTGGTCGGCAACCCGTTTCGCCGTGGTGTGTGTGTGCAGGTCATGACCCGCACGCCTAAGAAGCCGAACTCCGCTATCCGTAAGGTGGCTAAGGTCCGCCTGACCAGCGGCTACGAAGTCATCGCATACATCCCGGACGAAGGCCACAACCTCCAGGAACACAGCGTCGTGCTCGTCCGTGGTGGTCGTGTGAAGGACTTGCCGGGTGTGCGTTACCACATCGTTCGTGGTACCCTCGACACGCAGGGTGTTGAAAAGCGCCGCCGCAGCCGCTCCAAGTACGGGGTCAAGCGCCCGAAGGATAAAAAGTAA
- the rplV gene encoding 50S ribosomal protein L22 encodes MEVQALTKYTRMSPKKVREVARQVQGRPAAEALDLLRFIPRKSARLISKTLTSAVANAENNHNLSSDDLIVKRCLVEEGPAFRRFRPVGRGSAHPIRKRTSHIRIVLTDEVAKPAANSNEQ; translated from the coding sequence ATGGAAGTTCAGGCTCTAACAAAGTACACCCGTATGTCCCCGAAGAAGGTCCGTGAAGTGGCCCGTCAGGTACAGGGACGCCCCGCTGCCGAAGCGCTCGATCTGCTTCGCTTCATTCCGCGTAAATCCGCACGTCTCATCTCGAAGACGCTGACCAGCGCCGTCGCTAACGCGGAGAATAACCACAATCTTTCTTCCGACGACCTGATCGTGAAGCGCTGCCTGGTTGAAGAAGGCCCGGCATTCCGTCGCTTCCGTCCGGTGGGTCGCGGTTCCGCACACCCCATCCGCAAACGCACCAGCCATATCCGCATCGTCCTGACGGACGAGGTTGCCAAGCCCGCGGCCAATTCCAACGAGCAATAA
- a CDS encoding TIGR00730 family Rossman fold protein: MATICVFCGANNGCDKVYLDAAERVGRLIASEGHTLVYGGGRTGLMGTVADAALAAGGQVVGVITRLLSDKEIAHSGLTDLRIVDSMHERKLTMATLADGFIALPGGIGTLEEFAEVFTWTQLGIHPKSCALLDVDGYYRPLVEFFNRMVDNGFLGQEQLDQLIVESDERRLLERVLHEKPEVFLKWLDNSAEIC; this comes from the coding sequence ATGGCTACGATCTGTGTCTTTTGTGGCGCCAATAACGGGTGCGATAAGGTCTATCTGGATGCCGCCGAGAGGGTGGGGCGCCTGATCGCCTCCGAGGGGCATACGCTCGTCTATGGAGGCGGGCGTACAGGCCTCATGGGCACGGTGGCCGATGCCGCGCTCGCTGCCGGAGGGCAGGTCGTCGGCGTCATTACGCGCCTCCTGAGCGACAAAGAAATTGCCCATTCCGGTCTGACGGATCTACGGATCGTGGATTCCATGCACGAGCGCAAGCTGACCATGGCTACGCTGGCAGATGGCTTCATTGCGCTGCCGGGCGGCATTGGCACGCTGGAGGAGTTCGCCGAGGTATTCACCTGGACCCAGCTCGGTATTCATCCGAAGTCCTGCGCATTGCTTGATGTGGATGGGTACTACCGTCCCCTGGTTGAGTTCTTTAACCGGATGGTAGACAACGGTTTCCTGGGGCAGGAACAGCTCGATCAGCTGATTGTCGAGTCAGATGAGAGGCGTTTATTGGAGCGTGTTCTGCACGAAAAGCCAGAAGTCTTTCTAAAATGGTTGGACAATTCGGCAGAAATTTGCTGA
- the rplB gene encoding 50S ribosomal protein L2 encodes MAIVKTKPVTPSQRFHSKSRQELSKDRPEKSLTLSRHRKKGRNNYGRITSRRRGGGHKRLYRIIDFRRDKLDMPAEVVSIEYDPNRSANIALLKFEDGEKRYILCPRGVKIGDKLLSTNGTVEEFTSGLCVPLKNIPPATQIHAIEMQPGRGAQIARSAGQSAQLVSVEGNRATIKMPSGEIRLLHSECRATIGRVGNEEHESASVGKAGRNRWKGKRPRVRGVAMNPVDHPMGGGEAKTSGGGHPVSPWGQLSKGFPTRTKSKSSNSMILVRRNGKKMKR; translated from the coding sequence ATGGCCATCGTCAAGACCAAACCCGTTACACCTTCGCAGCGCTTTCACTCCAAGAGCCGCCAGGAACTCTCTAAGGATCGTCCCGAAAAGAGCCTGACCCTCTCGCGCCACCGCAAGAAGGGCCGCAATAACTACGGCCGTATCACCTCCCGTCGTCGTGGGGGTGGTCACAAGCGCCTTTACCGCATCATCGATTTCCGTCGTGACAAGCTCGACATGCCGGCAGAAGTCGTCTCCATCGAGTACGATCCGAATCGCTCCGCGAACATCGCTCTGCTCAAGTTTGAAGACGGCGAGAAGCGCTACATCCTGTGCCCGCGCGGTGTGAAGATCGGCGACAAGCTCCTGAGCACCAACGGCACCGTTGAGGAATTCACCTCCGGTCTGTGTGTACCGCTCAAGAACATCCCGCCCGCCACGCAGATCCACGCGATCGAAATGCAGCCCGGCCGTGGAGCCCAGATCGCCCGCTCCGCCGGTCAGTCTGCACAGCTCGTCTCGGTCGAAGGTAACCGCGCGACCATCAAGATGCCTTCGGGCGAAATTCGTCTGCTTCACTCCGAATGCCGCGCCACCATCGGTCGCGTCGGTAACGAAGAACACGAAAGTGCTTCTGTCGGTAAGGCCGGTCGTAATCGCTGGAAGGGCAAGCGCCCCCGCGTCCGTGGTGTCGCTATGAACCCTGTCGATCACCCAATGGGTGGTGGTGAAGCCAAGACCTCCGGTGGTGGTCATCCGGTTTCCCCGTGGGGCCAGCTCTCGAAGGGCTTCCCGACGCGCACCAAGTCCAAGTCCTCGAACTCCATGATTCTTGTCCGTCGCAACGGCAAGAAGATGAAGCGCTAA
- the rplC gene encoding 50S ribosomal protein L3, which produces MSLTLIGKKIGMTQVYDGENRLVPVTVVQAGPCPVLQIKTADGKDGYNAIQIGFGVEQKAHRVSKPLKGHLKKAGIDAVTDICEFIPDSEEVSLGDMLTVTRFEEGQKVDVIGTTKGRGFQGVMKRHGFAGQPASHGHMTHRRGGSYGMCQWPGEVLKGKKMPGHMGNARRTTQNLDVVRIIEDQNLILIRGSLHGPKGGTVFIRKAIKTKKKQ; this is translated from the coding sequence ATGAGCCTGACACTGATTGGTAAAAAAATCGGGATGACCCAAGTATATGACGGTGAGAACCGTCTCGTCCCGGTCACTGTAGTGCAAGCCGGCCCCTGCCCGGTCCTTCAAATCAAGACCGCCGACGGCAAGGACGGTTATAACGCGATTCAGATCGGTTTTGGCGTTGAGCAGAAAGCTCATCGCGTCTCCAAGCCGCTCAAGGGTCACCTGAAAAAGGCCGGCATTGATGCCGTCACCGATATCTGCGAATTTATTCCGGATAGCGAAGAAGTGAGCCTCGGCGACATGCTGACAGTTACCCGCTTTGAGGAAGGCCAGAAGGTCGACGTCATCGGTACGACCAAGGGTCGCGGCTTCCAGGGCGTCATGAAGCGCCACGGCTTTGCCGGGCAGCCTGCTTCACACGGTCACATGACTCACCGCCGCGGTGGTTCTTACGGTATGTGCCAGTGGCCCGGTGAGGTCCTCAAGGGCAAGAAGATGCCCGGTCACATGGGTAACGCTCGTCGCACGACGCAGAACCTCGATGTCGTCCGCATCATTGAAGACCAGAACCTGATCCTTATCCGCGGCAGCTTGCACGGACCCAAGGGCGGTACCGTCTTCATCCGCAAGGCGATCAAAACCAAAAAGAAGCAATAA
- the rplP gene encoding 50S ribosomal protein L16, which yields MAKLLPSRTKYRKVHKGRIRGNAKGCDTLAFGEFGIQSLERGKMTSAQLEAARVAINRHLKRKGKLWIRVFPHKPVTKKPAETRQGKGKGSVEYWCAVVKPGTIMFEVGGTSQTLAREAMRLADGKLPFRCRFISREELEQY from the coding sequence ATGGCTAAGCTTCTTCCTTCCAGAACAAAATACCGCAAGGTCCACAAGGGCCGTATCCGTGGCAACGCCAAGGGCTGCGACACGCTTGCCTTCGGCGAGTTCGGCATCCAGTCCCTCGAGCGTGGCAAGATGACCTCCGCTCAGCTCGAAGCTGCTCGTGTGGCCATCAACCGCCACCTCAAGCGCAAAGGTAAGCTGTGGATCCGCGTGTTCCCGCACAAGCCCGTGACCAAGAAGCCCGCTGAAACCCGTCAGGGTAAGGGTAAGGGCTCGGTCGAGTACTGGTGCGCCGTGGTCAAGCCCGGTACCATCATGTTTGAAGTCGGTGGCACCAGCCAGACCCTCGCCCGTGAGGCTATGCGCCTGGCCGACGGCAAGCTGCCCTTCCGCTGCCGTTTCATCAGCCGCGAAGAGCTGGAACAGTACTAA
- the rpsG gene encoding 30S ribosomal protein S7: MSRRRRAVKREPIPDPRYDSTLVASLVNLVMNKGKKSTAQRIVYGAFERVSEKLEKGDPVDLLLGALENARPKLEVKSRRVGGATYQVPVEISYERQQSLAFRWMVTSAKSRKGTPMREALAQEIIDAYNNTGVVVKKKEETHRMAQANRAFAHLRW; encoded by the coding sequence ATGTCACGCCGCCGCAGAGCCGTTAAACGGGAACCCATTCCCGATCCCCGCTATGACAGCACCCTGGTTGCCAGCCTGGTGAACCTCGTCATGAACAAGGGTAAGAAGTCCACCGCCCAGCGCATCGTTTACGGTGCCTTTGAGCGCGTGAGCGAAAAGCTCGAAAAGGGCGACCCGGTTGATCTCCTTCTTGGTGCGCTGGAAAACGCCCGCCCGAAGCTCGAAGTCAAGAGCCGCCGTGTCGGTGGTGCCACCTACCAGGTCCCGGTTGAAATTTCCTACGAGCGCCAGCAGAGCCTGGCCTTCCGCTGGATGGTCACTTCCGCCAAGTCCCGCAAGGGTACTCCGATGCGCGAAGCCCTCGCCCAGGAGATCATCGACGCCTACAACAACACCGGTGTCGTCGTGAAGAAGAAGGAAGAGACCCACCGCATGGCACAGGCCAACCGCGCCTTTGCCCACCTGCGCTGGTAA
- the rpsJ gene encoding 30S ribosomal protein S10: protein MTGQRIRIKLKGFDFRVIDQSATDIVETAKRSGARVSGPVPLPTRIEKLSVNRSPHVDKKSMEQFELRTHKRLIDIMEPTAQTVDELKKLNLPAGVDITINV, encoded by the coding sequence ATGACCGGACAACGTATACGCATCAAGCTTAAGGGATTCGACTTTCGCGTCATCGATCAGTCGGCGACCGATATCGTGGAAACCGCCAAGCGCTCCGGCGCTCGTGTGAGTGGCCCCGTGCCGCTTCCGACCCGCATCGAGAAGCTTTCTGTTAACCGCTCGCCGCACGTCGACAAGAAGTCGATGGAGCAGTTCGAGCTGCGCACTCACAAGCGCCTGATTGACATCATGGAACCGACCGCCCAGACGGTGGACGAGCTCAAGAAGCTCAACCTGCCCGCTGGTGTCGACATCACCATCAACGTTTAA